ACACGTGGCACCAGGCCGCGGCACAACTCAGGGCAACTGAGTAGCTCATCGTAACACGGCAAGCTGCCCGAGCTCCACTGAAACCAATGGTTCAACCTGGCGAAACAACATCCCCTGTCAGATGCGCAAAGTGCTTTCCTGAAGTTGTCAAGTCTTCAGGTCCCCAAAAGTCCCCAGAATATTTCTCTTTATAGCCTCTGTTTAACACAAGTCCCACAACCCCTGCTGTTGATAAAACATAACAGGATTCTTTCTCAGGCGCTTGGTTCgaggttttgggtgtttttttctctttgtctttaaTATACAGCAATAACGTGCCACTTTAGGGCAGTGGGCTCCAAGACTTTCATACAGTGTGTTGCTTCAGGTCACACACACCACCTTTTCTCCTGGTACATACTTAGGCTAAGCAAGTCAGTTAACCGCGAGGTTTGCACAAGCAGGTCTACAGCAAAGCTATTACCTGTACGGTGGGGGATtgagttttcctttctgttcctgCCAGAGGCAGACGGACCCCCAACAGCGCACTGCTCAGCTGCGAGAATGCCAGCAGGCTTACACGTGTGCCCAGTACAGACTGAGCTGGCAGGTGTTAAGGCACTGCACTTACATGGTCGTCTGTGCGTCACTGGACACTACAGTACTAAAAGCACAAAGCATTTGACttgcttgtgtcagcactggtgtggccagcaggagccgggcagggatggggcccctgtgctcggccctggggaggccccacctcgaatgctgggctcaggtttgggcccctcggaCAAGGGggaccttgaggggctggagcgtgtccagagaagggcagcggggctggggcagggtctggagcacaagtgtgctgggggtggctgggggggtttagcctggagaagagggggctgaggggagcccttctcactctctgcagctgcctgagagggggTTGTAGTGGAGGGGGGTTGatctcccaagttactagtgatagaatgagaggaaacagctccaagctgcatcaggggaggtttagattggagattaggggaaatgtcttcactgacagagtgatcaggccttggcacaggctgcccagagaggtgggggagtcaccatccctggaggtatttaaaagacatgtagatgtggcacttcaaggcatggtttaggggacacggtagtgttgggttggtggttgatgatcctagaggtcttttccaattgtaatgattctattctatgactTGTGAGACCATTACCTAGCAACTTTTGTATCCACCAGCAAAGAGTACCCGTGACAATGTCATTTATTGACAGCGCATACATACAGCAGTTGTGGAAGCAACATTCACAGTAGCAGCTCAATTACATTTCTGTGCCAAACCTTCACATACACTTAATTACATGCTCCTGTGCAGCATTTCCTTGTGTCAGTGGATTATTTTTCAAGAGCGCGGTGTTACACACCGCTTTCCTCAGTACGTGAGCATAGGGACCCGCAGCAAATCTAGAAGGGATCGTAATTGGTGTGTCTCACGCAAAATGCAAAGGATACAAGGGCCTACGTTAAGCAAAACCCAAGGCTGTGCCTGTAATCGGGGACAGAAGGGACTCCTTAACCACCAAACAAATATTCATGGCAGGCATCCAGGTGGTGTTTCACATTCAGTTTAATTAGAACAGTACTACTGCTTCATTTGTACTCAGGCATAAGTTACTGACAGTATGAACAATACAGGCAATGAACAACAGTTTAAAAGATAAGCTGGCCTAGTTGTGTAGATGACTTTTGGCAACAGTCCTCCTGCTTCGTTAAAAAGCACGGCAGCTAACGCGGCTCCTAGTTGTTTTAGTAGACGTGAACCATGCCGTACAGGAAAGTCCAGAACAGGACGTATGTGAAGAGCCCTCCTATAAGCCCCCCCGTGAAAAGCGGCCTTCGGGATTTAAAGTACTTATTCCACCGCCGTCCGGCTTTTAACACCAAGAGCACGGAGAGGAGGACGGAAGCCAGGAAGTAGAAGATGAAGCCGTGGAGGCCGGTCAGGCCGAGGATCCCCGCCGTGGCGCCCGACAGGGCCGACACCGACGTCCTGCAATAGTCCAGGATGGCGGCGTTCCCGCGCACCGCCGCTTCGCTGATGAACTGCGGCCCCTCCCGCTTGGCCACCACCGCGGCCATGGCTCCCAGCCGGGCTCGGGGATCTCCTCCTTCCCAACGAGACTGGGGTAAAGGggagacagacacacacacgcTGTACGGGCCGGGGTCGGGGCGGGCCGgcccgccgcagccccgctCAGAGCGCTCCCGCCGGGGAGCCGGGCCCGCAGAGCCCGCTCGGCGCCGGGGCGGCCGCTGCCGCGACGCCACCCTCAGCTGCGCCGCTCGGGAGCTCGGCGGCCTCCGGGGAGGCGCCTCCCGGGCACCGCCCGCCAGACGCCGCCGAGCGCCCGCGGGGCCCTCGCGCCCTCCCCCGGCCCCTACCTCTCATCCACGGCGGCGCGTCGCTCCGCGGGCCCCCCGCGACCGTCACGCCTCGCGCCCTACCGAGGGACAAGCACACACCGCCCGTCACCGCGGGGGCCGAGGccgccgctccgccccgccgggcccaACCTACCGCCACACCGGAGCCTCTCGCCTCCCCACCGGAAGCTTCTGTCAGGCATCTTGGCGCGGGGAGCGCCGGGAATGCGGTTCTACTTCCGGCGCCGCGGGGGCGAGGCGGTACGCCATtggctggcggcggcgggggggcgggacCGGGTGAGGCGCTTTTGttcgggcggcggcggcggcggggccatGTCGTACGTGCCGGGGCAGCCGGTCACCGCCGTGGTGGTGAGGCGGGGATGGGCCGGGGGccgccgggcggggcgggagcggtaCGGCCCGGCAGCGCGCCGGGTGCTGCCAGCGGGCGGAGGGGGGCCGCGGACGTGCCGCGGGCGCGGtcccggggcagccccgggaAGGAGCGGGCGAAGGGCGCGGTTTGCAGCACCGCCAGTCCCGGGTCCCGGCTCCCGCCCGCGGCGGCTGGCGGTGCCCGCGGGGCGCTGAGCTGGGCCCGCCGCGCCGGGCACTCAAGCCTCAGCGCTCCCAGGCGGGGGAAGCGGGCGAGAGCCCCGCCGAGCCGAGGAGACGGATCCCGCCGCCTTCCCCGGCGCCGCTTGAGTCACCGGAGCCTCGCAGAGCGGCGGTCCCCTTCGCACCGAGCGCGGGGCAGGCAGTGGGATCTTCCCCCTCGCCCCGGCGGCGATGCAGCGGACTTCGGTGCCCGGGGCTTTGTTCGGTGCCCTCCGCAGGCAGGATAAGCCCTGCTTTGCCTAGGTGGGGTCTAAGTGGAGCTTTTGATGTATAATCAACAAAGCGCAACGGAAGGCTGGCCGCCGGTCCTCCCGCTAGTCAGAACGCGGAATTTAACTGTGCTTTGGGCTAAGGCAGCCGCTCCGGCGCTGCGCCGCCGGGAGGACACGCCGGCCCTGAGGAGATGGAGGGTGCCCTGGTGTAGCCAAGCGCTCCCTTCCTGGCGAGAGCCTGCACCCAGCACCTTTGGGACACTCCGTGTCTGACAGGGCTCTTCGAGAAGAGGCTCTTGAGCAGTTCCTGTTTCATTTAAGACCATGGCTTTTTATCTCAGCTCAGGAATTGCGCAAGCTGGCATTCATATGGTACTTAGGCTTTACTCATTACCTGTCAGCTGCCTGCCTTCACCAGACAGCAGTGAACCTGTTTCTGGACTACTAAAGTGTGTTGATAAGTTATCTTGAAAAAGAACCATCCTAATAATAGGTTGTTATTTTCACTGATAAGGCGAGGCACAAACACAAGGCACGTGGATAAAGAGCAAGATGAGTCTGGCTAGCTCTGAGTGACTGCTGCTCAGCAGCGTGACTCATGTTTGAGGAGCCCTGCTCTGCTTTCAGTGTTTCCCCTTGTATctgggggcagcagcagagccctgcctgGTCTGGGCGCCTGGCTGCGTCTTGGCATGAGCTTGCCGAGGGGTTCCTGTCCTGCTGGCTCGTGGTAGGGCTGAGAGCAGCTCAGAGACAATGGCTGTTAGCACGGAGGCTGCGTGGGACTGACAGACAGCAAAGGCCATGTGCTGGTTCTGTGCTGCCAGGGGGTTGTGAGCTGTCTGCTTACCATATGCAAGCTTACGGAGCTGTCACGCAGCCTGCTCGAGGCATCTCTGCGGGAGACAGGCTAACTGGGTCTTAAGTTGAGATTGTTCCAGTGATCACAACACTcggctgtttt
This portion of the Phalacrocorax aristotelis chromosome 18, bGulAri2.1, whole genome shotgun sequence genome encodes:
- the EMC6 gene encoding ER membrane protein complex subunit 6, yielding MAAVVAKREGPQFISEAAVRGNAAILDYCRTSVSALSGATAGILGLTGLHGFIFYFLASVLLSVLLVLKAGRRWNKYFKSRRPLFTGGLIGGLFTYVLFWTFLYGMVHVY